In Rhodobium gokarnense, the sequence CGGGCCCGCGACCAGGTCGCCACCCACAATCCCGATCCCGACGAGGTCGTCACCGGCTCGCTGCCGGAGGCCGAAGCGCGGGACGAGGCGGGCAGCCAGCAGCCGGAGCCGCGCCAGACCGCGCAGATCCGCTCCTTCCGCTGGCCGGTGCGCGGCCGCATCATCTCCGAGTTCGGGTCGAAGCCGAACGGCCAGCACAATGACGGCATCAATCTCGCCGTGCCGGAGGGCACCTCCGTCAAGGCGGCCGAGAACGGCACCGTCATCTATGCCGGCAACGAGCTGAAGGGCTACGGCAACCTGGTGCTGGTGCGTCACTCCGACGGCTGGGTCACCGCCTACGCCCACAACAGCGAGCTGATGGTCAAGCGCGGCGAATCCGTCAGCCGCGGCCAGATCATCGCCAAGGCCGGCGCGTCGGGCACCGTCACCCAGCCGCAGCTCCACTTCGAACTGCGCAAGGGCTCGCGGCCGGTCGATCCGATGCCATACCTGGCCGGCGCATAAGAGAACAATCGGGCCTCCGGCGGCATTCGCCGGAGGCCTTTTCTTTCGCCGTCCCGGCGAAAATCCAGGCCGAAGACAATGATGCGGCCATGGCAGGAGGAATTGGTCAGCCCTTGTCCCCGCGAGGCGCCTGATCAGGGCGGGGCGGCTCCTACCCAGTCAGTCGTACCTTGAGCCGTCCCGCCAAGTCCTGGATGAACTGCCAGGCAACGCGGCCCGACCGCGCCCCGCGCGAAATCGACCATTCCAGCGCCTCGGCCTTCAGCGTCTCGTCGTCCACCTTAATGCCGTAATGGGCGACATAGCCCCGGACCATCGCCAGATAGTCGTCCTGGCTGCAATTGTGAAATCCCAGCCAGAGCCCGAACCGGTCCGACAGCGACACCTTTTCCTCCACGGCCTCGGCCGGATTGATCGCCGTTGAGCGCTCGTTCTCCATCATGTCGCGCGGCAGCAGGTGGCGCCGGTTCGACGTGGCGTAGAAGAGGACGTTCTCCGGCCGTCCCTCGATGCCGCCTTCCAGCACCGCCTTCAGCGACTTGTAGGAGGTGTCGTCGCCGTCGAAGGAGAGGTCGTCGCAGAACACCAGGAACGGATGCTTCGCCGCCCGCAGGAACTGCATCAGGGCCGGCAGTGTCTCGATGTCCTCGCGGTGGATCTCGATCAGCTTCAGGGACGCCTCGCCGTCCTGTTCCAGCCGTGCATTGACGCTCGCATGGGCCGCCTTGACGAGCGACGACTTGCCCATGCCGCGTGCCCCCCAAAGGAGCGCGTTGTTGGCCGGCAGGCCGCGGGCGAAGCGCTCGGTATTATCGATCAGCGTCTCGCGCATCCGCTCAATCCCCTTGAGGAGGCCGAGATCGACGCGGTTGATCTTGGTGACGGGCACGAAGCGGACCGGATCGGCCTGCCAGACGAAGGCGTCGGCAGCGTCGAAATCCGGCGTCTCAGGTTGAGGCGGAACCGCCCGTTCGACGAGGGCAAGGAGTTTGTCGAGGCGGGAGGCAATGGCGGTAAGGGCAGGGTCTTGCAAGGCGGGTCTCCACTTTGGGGAGTCTTTTCGTTTGAAAGTCGTCTGCCCCTACCACATATGCGGCAAGGCCTGCCACAAGCTAAAGCCGCAGGGCGGGCGATGAGCCGGACCTGCGATCGGTCGCCGTTGCGACACTCGCGCATCCGGCAAACGGTTGGCCCGGCGGCAGGTTTCGGGCACAGTCGCGGCGTCCAAGGGAGTGTTTGCATTGCCTGAGCGGACCGTTATAGTCCGCGCCGAAATCACCGCGACAGTCCGCCGGCCCGGCAAACGGGCGGCCGGACGGTCCGCCACCAAAACCCAGTCAAGGAGTGGTCCATGTTCGTGACCCCGGCATTCGCCCAGTCGGGCACCGCTGCCCCCGGCGGCGATATGCTGATCAGCCTCATCCCGTTCGTGCTGATCTTCGTCATCATGTATTTCCTCATCATCCGGCCGCAGCGCCAGCGGGTGAAGGAACATCAGACGATGGTCTCGGGCCTGCGCCGCGGCGACACGGTCGTCACCGGTGGCGGTCTCATCGGCAAGGTGTCCCGCGTCATCGACGACAACGAGATCCAGCTCGAACTGGCCGAGGGCATGAAGGTCCGCGTTGTGCGGGCCATGATCCACGAAGTCCGCTCCAAGGGCGAGCCGGCCAAGGAATAGACCGGCCAGGGACGACAAGGGGAAGGCAGGCGCCGCGGCGCCGGCTTCCCGTTTTATTTTCGTTGAAAGATCGGACGAGCGGACATGCTCTATTTCGCGCGCTGGAAAATCGCCCTCATCCTGCTGGTCGCCCTCGGCGGCTTCGTGCTGACGGCGCCAAACTTCTTTTCCCGCGAGACGGTGGAAGCCTGGCCGAGCTGGATCCCGGGCAAGCAGCTCGTGCTCGGTCTCGACCTGCAGGGCGGCGTCTATCTGCTCTATGAGGTCGACAGCGAGGACTACAAGGACAAGCGCCTGAAGACCCTCGTCGGCGATATCCGCAAGCTGCTCCGCGACCAGCCGCGCATCGGCTATACCGGCCTCGGCGTGCAGGGCGACAGCGTCCAGGTCCGCATCCGTGACACCGCCAAGGTGGCGGACGCCGAACGGCGCCTGCGCGATCTGCGCAACCCGCTGGAATCCAGCGTCTTCGGCAGCGATCCGGTCGACGAGTTCCAGATGGAGACCGGCGAGGGCGGCCTGATCCGCTTCTCCTTCACCGAAGCGGGTCTTTCCCATCGCATCCGCAGCATCGTCTCGCAGTCGATCGAAGTCATCCGCCGGCGCATCGACGAGCTCGGCACCACCGAGCCGAGCATCCAGCGCCAGGGCGAGGACCGTGTGCTGGTCGAGGCGCCGGGCGAGAAGGACCCTCAGCGCCTGAAGTCGGTGATCGGCCAGACCGCCCAGATGACCTTCCACATGGTCGACGTCTCGACCCCCGTCGAGCAGGCGATCGAAGGCCGTCCGCCCCCGGGCTCCATGGTGATGTACACCACCGACGATCCGCCCGTGCCCTATCTCGTCAACGAGGCGCCGCTGCTGACCGGTGAGGACCTGACCGACGCCCAGACGGGCTTCGACCAGCAGACCAACGAGCCGGTCGTCACCTTCCGCTTCAACACGGCGGGCGCCCGCAAGTTCGGCCTCATCACCCAGCAGAATGTCGGCCGTCCGTTCGCCATCGTGCTCGACGGCGAGATCATTTCCGCGCCGGTGATCCGCGAGCCGATCCTCGGCGGCTCCGGCCAGATTTCCGGCAACTTCACCGTCGAGGGCGCCAACGACCTGGCCGTGCTCCTGCGCGCCGGCGCGCTGCCGGCCAAGATGACCGCGATCGAGGAGCGCACGGTCGGACCGGGCCTTGGCGCCGACTCCATCGAGGCCGGCGAGGTCGCCTCGGTGATCGGCATGCTCGCCGTCGTCGTCTTCATGCTGGTGGCCTACGGGCTGTTCGGCATCTTCGCCAACGCCGCGCTGATCGTGAACATGTTCCTGATCCTCGGCGCGCTGTCGGCGCTGGGGGCGACGCTGACCCTTCCGGGCATCGCCGGCATCGTGCTCACCATCGGCATGGCGGTCGACGCCAACGTGCTGATCTTTGAGCGCATCCGCGAGGAGGCGCGCCAGGGCAGATCGGCGATCGGCGCCATAGACGCCGGCTTCTCGCGGGCGCTCGGCACCATCTTGGACGCCAACATCACCACCTTCATCTCCGCCGTCATCCTGTTCCAGCTCGGCTCCGGCCCGATCCGCGGCTTCGCCGTGACGCTGGCCATCGGTATCGTCACGACGGTGTTCTCCGCCTTCACCTTCACGCGCTTCCTGGTGGCGCAGTGGGTGAAGATGCGGCGTCCGACGGCCGTTCCGCTGTGATCGCCCGGGCACAAAGAGCGAGACTTCTTCCATGAGATACCTTCGCCTGATCCCGGACGATACCAAGCTCCGGTTCATGACCTACCGGTGGATCGCCTTTCCGGTGTCGATCACCGCGATGATCGCCTCGCTGGTGCTGTTCGCCATCCTCGGCCTCAATCTCGGCATCGACTTCAAGGGCGGCAGCCTGATCGAGATCCGCACCATCGACGGACCGGCCGACATCGGCGCCATCCGCTCCAGCCTCGGCGAGCTCAATCTCGGCGACGTCCAGGTGCAGGAATTCGGTGCCCCCGACGACGTCCTCATCCGGATCGAGGACCAGGAGGGCGGCGAGGCCGCGCAGCAGCGTGCCGTGACGCTCATTCGCGGCACCCTCGGGGAGGAGGGCGTGGAATACCGCCGCGTCGAGGTGGTCGGACCGCGCGTCTCCGGCGAACTGGCCGAGGCCGGCACCATCGCCGTCGTCGTCGCGCTGTTTGCCGTTCTGCTCTACATCTGGTTCCGCTTCGAATGGCAGTTCGCGCTCGGCGCCGTTGCCGCCACCATCCACGACGTCGTCCTGACCATCGGCATGTTCTCGGTCCTCAGGCTCGACTTCACGCTCGCCTCGATCGCGGCGATCCTGACCATCGTCGGCTATTCGCTCAACGATACCGTGGTGGTCTATGACCGGGTGCGCGAGAACCTCCGGCGCTACAAGAAGATGCCGCTGCCGCAGCTCCTCGACCTGTCGATCAACAACACCCTGTCGCGCACGGTTCTCACCTCCCTGACGACGCTCCTGGCGCTGTTCGCGCTGTTCATCTTCGGCGGCGAGGTCATCCGCTCCTTCGTCTTTGCGATGATCTGGGGCATTTTCGTCGGCACCTACTCCTCTATATTCATTGCCGCGCCGCTCTTGATCCATCTGAAGCTCAAGCGCGGCGGCAGCAAGGATGGAGGGGCGGAGACGGCAGAGACCGCCGAAGCCACTTAAACAGACATGGTCAACGACGATAGCGGGCTCGTCTTCACGGCCCCGCACTTTCCCGGCCGGGCGCCGATCGACGCCTATGGCGACGGCCGCTTCAAATTTGCCGAAATGGCCCATACCGGCTCGCTGCTGTGCCTGCCGAGCGGTATTGCGCCTTGGCCGTGTTCCGCGCCCGAAAACTTCGATGCCGAGGCCTTTGCCGGGGTCATCGCCGAGGCCGGCGAGATCGACATCCTCCTCGTCGGCACCGGCAACGACCTGCGCCCGCTTGGGCCCGAGCTGAAGGCGCTGTTCCGCTCGCACGCGATCAGCGCCGATGCCATGTCGACCGGTGCGGCCGTGCGCACCTACAACGTCCTCCTTGCCGAAAACCGCGCCGTGGCGGCGGCCCTCATCGCCGTCAAATAGCGTTGGCGCAAGGGATTTTCGCGTGTCGTTCGACAAGGCCTATGACCACTGTTTCGATCTTGTGCGCCGGACCGACAAGGAGCGGTTCGTCAGCGGCCTGTTCGCGCCCGAGGATCGCCGCCGGCACCTCTATGCGCTCTATGCCTTCTACGCCGAGACGGCGGCCATCCGCGACCGGGTGAGCGACCCGCTGCCCGGCGAGATGCGCCTGCAATGGTGGCGCGACGCGATCACCGGCACCTGCCGCGGTGAGATCGAGGGCAATCCGCTGGCCGTCGCGCTCATGGACACCATCGAGCGCTTCGATCTCCCCCGCAACGTCTTCGCCGAGATTCTGGAAGCGCGCAGCTTCGATCTCTACGACGACCCGATGCCGTCCCTCGACGACCTCCACGCCTATGCCCGCGAGACGACGTCGGCGCTGATCCGCCTGGCGGTCCGGATCCTCTGCGGTCGCTGCCGCCTCGACGTCGTCGAGGTCGCCAACCACGCCGGCATCGCCCAGACCGTTACCGAGGTGCTGCGCAATTTCCCCCGCGATGCCGCCCGTGGCCAGATGTTCCTGCCGCTCGACGTGCTCGGCCGCCACGGCGTCGACTGCGTCTCGGTCTGCGCCGGCAATGCCGACGCCGGGTTGCGGCCGGCAATGGCGGATCTCCGCGACGAGGTGCGCTACCACCTTGCCGAGACCCGCAGCGGCATCGTCCGGCTGTCGCGTGACATCGCCCCGGCCTTCCTCACCACCTGCCTAGTGGAGCGCTATCTCGGCATCATGGAGCGTCCCGGCTACGATCCCTTCCGGACCGCCGTGGAACTGCCCCTGTGGCGCCGTCAGTGGATGCTGTGGCGGATGGCGGTCAAGGCACGGCGCCACTACGCCGCCTGATCCTTTTTCCTGACTGCAGCCGCAATCTCGCCCAACCTTGCAAGCAAGGACATTTCGGGCCGGCAGGCGATGCCGGCGAACGGGGAGGGGTTTCATGTCCTGGGTGTCGCGCCAGTTCCAGCAATTGGGGCCGGAGGTCCGGTCCGTCGCGTCGCGCTTTCCGGTCGCCGTCGCCGGTTTCGCCGTGCTCACCGTCCTTGCCATCATGAAGGCCCATGAAGAGGTCCCGGCACCGCTGGTCGATGCCATCGAGAAGGTGCTGTTCGGGCTCGCTGTCGGCGGGCTCTATGCCGTTGCCGGCACGCTCTTCGGCGAGGCGCGGCGGCTGGGCGCGCTTCTTGGGCAGGGAATCGCTTTAGCGCTCTATGCCGGCGCCCTGGCGGTGGTGTTGGGCACCGGCGACCTCGGACCCGGCGATCTCTTCTTCCTCGGCGCTGCCGTCCTCCTCGTCGGCCTGGCGCCCTATCTGGCGAGAAAGGCCGACCTCGACGGCTTCTGGCTGTTCAACCAGCAGGCCTTCATCGGCGCCGTCTTTGCGCTCTTCGGCGCGCTGATGTTCTTCCTCGGCGTGCTCCTGATCGAGCAGAGCATCAAGATCCTGTTCGGCCTCGGCTCCGGCGATCTCGCCTTCAAGATCCTGCTGCCCGTCTCGCTGTGCTTCCTCGCCCCGGTCGCCTGGCTGGCGATGCTGCCGGTGGCCGGCACGCTGGAAAAGGCCGAGGGGCTGTCCGCGCTCGTCGTCTCGCCGGTCCATGTGCTGAACCGCTTCGTGCTGGTGCCACTGCTCACCGTCTATGCCGCCGTGCTCCTTGCCTATGCGGCGCAGATCGTCGTCAGCGGGGAATTGCCGAAGAACCAGATCGGCTGGATGGTCTCCGGCTTCGGCGCGATCGGCGCTCTCTCCTTCCTCGTGCTCTTCGGCGAGCGGGCCACCGTCGGGCCGTTCTTTGCCGGGTTCAGGCGCTTCTGGTTTCCGGCAACGATCATTCCCGTCATCCTCCTCGCCATCGCCGTCTGGCTGCGCGTCGATGCCTACGGCCTGACGCCGGAGCGGATTTTCCTCGTCCTCGTCGCCCTCTGGCTCGCCCTCATGGCGCTCGTCTTCACCGCAACGCTCGGCCGCGCCGACATCCGCCTCATCCCCGGCATCCTCGCCGTCCTCTTTCTCCTCGGCTCCCTCGGTCCCCTGAGCCCGGAGGCGCTGACAGCCCGGAGCCAGACCGCGCGCATCCTTGCCATGCTGACGGAGGCGGGAGCGATCGAGGACGGCCGGCTCGTCGCCGACCACGACGTCGGGGCCGGGATCGATGGCGACACGCGCCGCAACCTCCGCTCCGCGCTGCAGGCCCTGCGCAATGTCGATAGGCTGGACGCCTTGCGGCCGCTGATCGCGGACGCCGACAAGGACGTGCTCGACAATGCCAGGGACAGCGGCGATGCCTATCGCCGGATTTCCACCCTCCTCGACATCGACCCGGCGAGCGTCCAAGCCCGCAGCCGCAAGGAAGCCCGCATCGTCGCAAGGGGAACGCAGCTCTTCAGTGCCGACGGCGTCACCGTCTACGGGCCGTTCGACCTCTGGGCGATGAGCAACCGCGCGATCAAGGTCCGCGGCCTGGCCGTTTCGCGCATCGGCGAAACCGGCTTCCGGGTGGAGCTACGCGGCTCGGCCCCGCTGCGCTTCGATTTCGCCAACGCGATCGAGCGGGCGCTGGACCGGGCCGGCGATAAGGCGCTGAAGGCACCGCTCAGTAGAAGCGCCGTCGCCGGCGAGCGCCGCGTCACCATCACCGTCTATGACGGCCGGTTGCTCAAGGAAAAGGACGGACCCGTGCAGCTCTCGTCGGCGCGTTTCGTCGTCGTGGTGACGCCTCGGGGGCGCTGAGGCGCTATTCCGCCGCTGAACGGGTCGCGGCACCCGCAAGCCAGGCAGAAAAATCGGCCAGCGCCCGCCGGGACAGCGCCTGCTTCTTGGCGCGCGCCTTCTCCTTGCCGCGGAACCGCTTGACGTCTTCCGGCTTGACGATCTCCACCGGCGGGAACAGCCCGAAATTGACATTCATCGGCTGGAACGAGCGCGGTCCGGAGCCGCTCTCGTCGGCAAGATGCCCGCCGGTGATGTGGGAAAGCAGCGCCCCCGTCGCCGTCGTCACCGGCGGCGGGGCAAGCGGAAGGCCGAGGCGCTCGGCCGCGGCGAGGCGACCGGTGAGGAGGCCGATGGACGCCGATTCCACATAGCCCTCGCAGCCGGTGATCTGGCCGGCAAAGCGTAAGCGCGGGTCCGCCTTCAGGCGAAGCGTTTCGTCGAGCAGCTTCGGCGAATTGAGGAAGGTGTTGCGGTGCAGCCCGCCGAGCCGTGCGAACTCCGCATTCTCCAGACCGGGGATCATGCGAAAGACGCCGACCTGCGCGCCGTATTTCAGCTTCGTCTGGAAGCCGACCATGTTGTAGAGCGTGCCCAGCGCATTGTCCTGGCGGAGCTGGACGATCGCATAGGCCTTCACGTCCGGATTGTGCGGATTGGTCAGTCCGACCGGCTTCATCGGCCCGTGGCGCAGCGTCTCGCGGCCGCGCGCGGCCATCACCTCGATCGGCAGGCAGCCGTCGAAATAGGGCGTCGAGGCTTCCCAGTCCTTGAACTCGGTCTTGTCGCCGGCGATCAGCGCATCGACGAAGGCCTCGTATTGCTCCTTGTCCATCGGGCAGTTGAGGTAGTCGGCGCCGGTGCCGCCCGGGCCGGCCTTGTCGTAGCGCGACTGGAACCAGGCGGTGTCGAGGTCGATGCTGTCGAAATGGACGATCGGCGCGATCGCATCGAAGAAGGCGAGGGCGTCCTCGCCGGTCAGTCCCCTCATCGCCTCGGCGAGCGCCGGCGAGGTGAGGGGGCCGGTGGCAAGGATGACGCTGTCCCAGTCCTCCGGCGGCAGGCCGGACACTTCCTCGCGGCGGATCTCGATGAGCGGATGGGCCTGAAGCGCGCCGGTGACAGCGGCGGCAAAGCCCTCCCGGTCAACGGCGAGCGCCCCGCCCGCCGGCACCTGGTGGGCGTCGGCCGCCTCCATGATCAGCGATCCGGCAAGGCGCATTTCGGCATGCAGCACGCCGACGGCGTTGCCCTCCGCATCGTCGGAGCGGAACGAGTTGGAGCAGACCAGTTCGGCGAGATCGCCGGTCTTGTGGGCGTCCGTACCGCGCTCCGGGCGCATCTCGTGGAGGATGACCGGCACGCCGGCGCCGGCGATCTGCCAGGCGGCCTCGCTGCCGGCAAGGCCGCCGCCGACGACATGGACGGGGCTTGGGTGTGTTGGGTTCGACATGGCCGGGAACCTATGGCCGCAGCGCCACGCTTTCAAGCGTTTCGCACGTCGGTCAGGTTTCTGACTTCCTCGTGTTTGGACTTCTTCCAGCGAACCCTTAAATTGCCAGAAGATTCAGTGATTCGGGTGATGCGGCATGACGATTGGAAAGGCAGCGGCTGGCGTCGTCATCGCCGCGATGCTGGCCGGCTGCGCCGGTCAGATGGCGGGCGCACCGACCGCCTGGTACGGCGCCCACAACGCCGTTGCCCCCGGACCGGACCGCTTCGTCGTCTGCCACGCCTTCGGCTGTGCCCGGCGCACCTCGGTGAAGCTGACCCGCCGCGACCTCAATCGCCTGAAACGCATCCTGAGGGCGGGATACCGCTCGCCGGAGCGCGAGAGGAAGGCGATCGGCCGGGCGATCGCCTGGGCGGAGAAGCGCGTCGCGCCGGTGGTCGGATCGGCCAACGATATCGGCGGCCTCGACATGCACAATGCCGGCGTTGCCGGCCAG encodes:
- the yajC gene encoding preprotein translocase subunit YajC, with the protein product MFVTPAFAQSGTAAPGGDMLISLIPFVLIFVIMYFLIIRPQRQRVKEHQTMVSGLRRGDTVVTGGGLIGKVSRVIDDNEIQLELAEGMKVRVVRAMIHEVRSKGEPAKE
- the secF gene encoding protein translocase subunit SecF; translation: MRYLRLIPDDTKLRFMTYRWIAFPVSITAMIASLVLFAILGLNLGIDFKGGSLIEIRTIDGPADIGAIRSSLGELNLGDVQVQEFGAPDDVLIRIEDQEGGEAAQQRAVTLIRGTLGEEGVEYRRVEVVGPRVSGELAEAGTIAVVVALFAVLLYIWFRFEWQFALGAVAATIHDVVLTIGMFSVLRLDFTLASIAAILTIVGYSLNDTVVVYDRVRENLRRYKKMPLPQLLDLSINNTLSRTVLTSLTTLLALFALFIFGGEVIRSFVFAMIWGIFVGTYSSIFIAAPLLIHLKLKRGGSKDGGAETAETAEAT
- the secD gene encoding protein translocase subunit SecD yields the protein MLYFARWKIALILLVALGGFVLTAPNFFSRETVEAWPSWIPGKQLVLGLDLQGGVYLLYEVDSEDYKDKRLKTLVGDIRKLLRDQPRIGYTGLGVQGDSVQVRIRDTAKVADAERRLRDLRNPLESSVFGSDPVDEFQMETGEGGLIRFSFTEAGLSHRIRSIVSQSIEVIRRRIDELGTTEPSIQRQGEDRVLVEAPGEKDPQRLKSVIGQTAQMTFHMVDVSTPVEQAIEGRPPPGSMVMYTTDDPPVPYLVNEAPLLTGEDLTDAQTGFDQQTNEPVVTFRFNTAGARKFGLITQQNVGRPFAIVLDGEIISAPVIREPILGGSGQISGNFTVEGANDLAVLLRAGALPAKMTAIEERTVGPGLGADSIEAGEVASVIGMLAVVVFMLVAYGLFGIFANAALIVNMFLILGALSALGATLTLPGIAGIVLTIGMAVDANVLIFERIREEARQGRSAIGAIDAGFSRALGTILDANITTFISAVILFQLGSGPIRGFAVTLAIGIVTTVFSAFTFTRFLVAQWVKMRRPTAVPL
- the trmFO gene encoding methylenetetrahydrofolate--tRNA-(uracil(54)-C(5))-methyltransferase (FADH(2)-oxidizing) TrmFO yields the protein MSNPTHPSPVHVVGGGLAGSEAAWQIAGAGVPVILHEMRPERGTDAHKTGDLAELVCSNSFRSDDAEGNAVGVLHAEMRLAGSLIMEAADAHQVPAGGALAVDREGFAAAVTGALQAHPLIEIRREEVSGLPPEDWDSVILATGPLTSPALAEAMRGLTGEDALAFFDAIAPIVHFDSIDLDTAWFQSRYDKAGPGGTGADYLNCPMDKEQYEAFVDALIAGDKTEFKDWEASTPYFDGCLPIEVMAARGRETLRHGPMKPVGLTNPHNPDVKAYAIVQLRQDNALGTLYNMVGFQTKLKYGAQVGVFRMIPGLENAEFARLGGLHRNTFLNSPKLLDETLRLKADPRLRFAGQITGCEGYVESASIGLLTGRLAAAERLGLPLAPPPVTTATGALLSHITGGHLADESGSGPRSFQPMNVNFGLFPPVEIVKPEDVKRFRGKEKARAKKQALSRRALADFSAWLAGAATRSAAE
- a CDS encoding ATP-binding protein, which translates into the protein MQDPALTAIASRLDKLLALVERAVPPQPETPDFDAADAFVWQADPVRFVPVTKINRVDLGLLKGIERMRETLIDNTERFARGLPANNALLWGARGMGKSSLVKAAHASVNARLEQDGEASLKLIEIHREDIETLPALMQFLRAAKHPFLVFCDDLSFDGDDTSYKSLKAVLEGGIEGRPENVLFYATSNRRHLLPRDMMENERSTAINPAEAVEEKVSLSDRFGLWLGFHNCSQDDYLAMVRGYVAHYGIKVDDETLKAEALEWSISRGARSGRVAWQFIQDLAGRLKVRLTG
- a CDS encoding DUF4153 domain-containing protein yields the protein MSWVSRQFQQLGPEVRSVASRFPVAVAGFAVLTVLAIMKAHEEVPAPLVDAIEKVLFGLAVGGLYAVAGTLFGEARRLGALLGQGIALALYAGALAVVLGTGDLGPGDLFFLGAAVLLVGLAPYLARKADLDGFWLFNQQAFIGAVFALFGALMFFLGVLLIEQSIKILFGLGSGDLAFKILLPVSLCFLAPVAWLAMLPVAGTLEKAEGLSALVVSPVHVLNRFVLVPLLTVYAAVLLAYAAQIVVSGELPKNQIGWMVSGFGAIGALSFLVLFGERATVGPFFAGFRRFWFPATIIPVILLAIAVWLRVDAYGLTPERIFLVLVALWLALMALVFTATLGRADIRLIPGILAVLFLLGSLGPLSPEALTARSQTARILAMLTEAGAIEDGRLVADHDVGAGIDGDTRRNLRSALQALRNVDRLDALRPLIADADKDVLDNARDSGDAYRRISTLLDIDPASVQARSRKEARIVARGTQLFSADGVTVYGPFDLWAMSNRAIKVRGLAVSRIGETGFRVELRGSAPLRFDFANAIERALDRAGDKALKAPLSRSAVAGERRVTITVYDGRLLKEKDGPVQLSSARFVVVVTPRGR
- a CDS encoding phytoene/squalene synthase family protein — its product is MSFDKAYDHCFDLVRRTDKERFVSGLFAPEDRRRHLYALYAFYAETAAIRDRVSDPLPGEMRLQWWRDAITGTCRGEIEGNPLAVALMDTIERFDLPRNVFAEILEARSFDLYDDPMPSLDDLHAYARETTSALIRLAVRILCGRCRLDVVEVANHAGIAQTVTEVLRNFPRDAARGQMFLPLDVLGRHGVDCVSVCAGNADAGLRPAMADLRDEVRYHLAETRSGIVRLSRDIAPAFLTTCLVERYLGIMERPGYDPFRTAVELPLWRRQWMLWRMAVKARRHYAA
- a CDS encoding Mth938-like domain-containing protein, producing the protein MVNDDSGLVFTAPHFPGRAPIDAYGDGRFKFAEMAHTGSLLCLPSGIAPWPCSAPENFDAEAFAGVIAEAGEIDILLVGTGNDLRPLGPELKALFRSHAISADAMSTGAAVRTYNVLLAENRAVAAALIAVK